From Bacteriovorax sp. BAL6_X, the proteins below share one genomic window:
- the pyrF gene encoding orotidine-5'-phosphate decarboxylase, producing the protein MDKTFVALDGMNRQEVFDLLSAYPQIKNVKVGLELFLRYGREFVKELSQKYQVQIFLDLKLHDIPTTVAKACKTLDGLNIRFLTVHATGGAKMLELAKESISKTVANCEILAVTILTSHNNSDIKGIWGRTHKEALINLLNEVAASGVRGIVCSGADLDIVKSFEEKASLSFTKVCPGIRPGSDHDDQVRVMTPQAAMDAGADFLVVGRPITRNPEVLRQNLFP; encoded by the coding sequence ATGGATAAAACATTTGTAGCCCTTGACGGTATGAATAGACAGGAGGTTTTTGACCTTTTGTCGGCCTACCCACAAATTAAGAATGTAAAAGTCGGACTAGAATTATTTCTTCGATACGGTAGAGAGTTTGTCAAAGAGTTATCGCAAAAGTATCAAGTCCAAATTTTTCTAGATCTAAAATTACACGATATTCCAACAACCGTCGCTAAGGCATGCAAAACACTAGATGGCCTAAACATACGATTTCTTACAGTACATGCAACAGGTGGAGCTAAGATGCTCGAACTTGCTAAAGAGAGTATTTCAAAGACTGTTGCTAATTGTGAAATTTTAGCAGTGACAATTCTAACATCCCACAATAACAGTGACATAAAAGGTATTTGGGGACGTACTCACAAAGAAGCTCTAATAAATTTACTAAATGAAGTTGCAGCATCTGGTGTAAGGGGTATCGTGTGCTCAGGGGCGGACCTAGATATTGTTAAGAGTTTTGAAGAAAAAGCTTCTCTAAGTTTTACAAAAGTATGCCCTGGCATCAGGCCAGGTAGCGATCATGATGACCAAGTGAGAGTTATGACACCTCAGGCGGCGATGGATGCTGGTGCAGACTTCCTTGTCGTAGGAAGGCCAATCACTAGGAATCCAGAGGTTTTACGACAAAACCTCTTTCCTTAA
- a CDS encoding S8 family serine peptidase, giving the protein MIYNKVVALSLLLFSIIAQSSFGIDLSQRQWNIKNTGQSYIRKTSELGFENIDGIKGIDINYFNKNQLDQFSSNKVVVAVIDTGVDVNHPEIKENIWYYPGCIGKSEEEKKALPCQGYNVLDGNGNVSDEIGHGTFVAGLLAGKKDNVGIDGLLPESIEIMPIKAITNFRGFTHDGKVVSSYLAKAIAFAVNNGAQVLNLSLGIPKVIETPQVVSAIDYALKKNVIVVASAGNNNKRRNIFPCNYNGVVCVGGIDIQGQKVSSSNYGQTVDIYAPGEKLVGTIPSNMESTVLRVGNYDVKTGTSFSIAHITALAAAAKVKDLGINSYNFLARLKSYSRTLSESGLLVADYQKFINSFDDSSNKSLPPVFLTKEIDSITIDKLAAKSFGATLGFDIYSEYELEDANICLSSIVINSGRTCRQISLKEGLNRVQLSSVIPNLDIDTWQGLKLSLQKDENLISEKSFDAQFFVPLPISSKKQVSKIAAGALLRIAPNIKSSQLQKVIEFDANKSTQDYFVLNNRSLKSIFYLSEEANNFRPFQVNFSKDIKVISVMKVDMNLDGQLDILVYGTSSNNREYILESFDSQGRPLFGEYSRWSLNATQFGGLDFNRGRPYFNFIKTQTTKLGTILVPLVSKIFELPQVDNNTDPVDFLNNIQKKRPYYLLPSLQDDEVKLEIRTLESYQFDSKIRDILDLPFFKKLQFVSFLEQDKESQNSGQVRIIYALGEVSFNEYYEIIFNDTHHFEIVKKGRSLQIHQSNIATVRSTIDGDFISEYLITRQQELNKLSFKLSSGRRTLKFESDWNDPLASILAVYKEEQYYSIYIEGRYHIHLVVTDGKNIISSSKTAINRESSFPGGNFSQIFQMGQLSSSKGAIYTDMQRLFGDNIRLITSHDNKLSKKLKYNYAIPSQCALIGHTQIEKQMQVRLHCLGPGKFSSIMISNIMTKK; this is encoded by the coding sequence ATGATTTATAATAAAGTCGTAGCTCTTTCTCTCCTTTTATTCTCTATAATTGCTCAAAGTAGCTTTGGTATCGATTTATCGCAAAGACAGTGGAATATTAAAAATACAGGTCAATCATATATCAGAAAGACCTCAGAGCTAGGATTTGAAAATATCGATGGTATTAAAGGAATCGATATTAACTATTTTAATAAGAATCAGCTTGATCAATTTAGCAGTAACAAGGTTGTTGTTGCAGTGATTGATACCGGTGTTGATGTAAACCATCCTGAAATTAAGGAGAATATTTGGTATTACCCAGGTTGTATCGGTAAAAGTGAAGAAGAGAAAAAGGCACTGCCTTGTCAAGGCTATAATGTTCTTGATGGAAATGGAAATGTCTCTGATGAAATTGGTCACGGTACCTTTGTTGCGGGTCTTTTGGCGGGAAAAAAAGATAACGTTGGTATTGATGGACTACTGCCTGAGAGTATCGAAATTATGCCTATTAAGGCAATTACAAATTTCAGAGGCTTTACTCATGATGGAAAAGTTGTTTCTAGCTATTTGGCCAAGGCCATTGCTTTTGCTGTAAATAATGGTGCACAGGTATTGAATTTGTCTCTAGGGATCCCAAAGGTTATTGAGACACCTCAGGTTGTTAGTGCAATTGATTACGCTTTAAAGAAAAATGTCATTGTCGTTGCTTCGGCGGGAAATAATAACAAAAGAAGAAATATCTTTCCTTGTAATTATAACGGTGTTGTCTGTGTTGGTGGAATTGATATTCAAGGTCAAAAAGTGTCTTCATCTAATTATGGCCAAACTGTTGACATCTATGCACCTGGTGAAAAGCTTGTTGGTACAATCCCTTCAAATATGGAATCAACAGTTCTACGTGTTGGGAATTATGATGTTAAAACGGGAACATCATTTTCAATTGCTCATATTACTGCTCTTGCGGCAGCGGCCAAGGTAAAAGACCTTGGTATTAATAGCTATAATTTTTTAGCAAGATTAAAGTCATATTCAAGAACTTTATCCGAATCTGGTCTCCTCGTTGCTGACTATCAAAAATTTATTAACTCATTTGACGACAGTTCTAATAAGTCATTGCCTCCAGTCTTTTTAACAAAAGAAATAGATAGTATTACAATTGATAAGTTAGCTGCTAAGAGCTTTGGTGCTACTCTAGGATTTGATATTTATTCGGAGTATGAACTTGAAGATGCAAATATTTGTCTAAGTTCAATTGTCATTAATAGTGGAAGAACTTGTCGCCAAATTTCATTAAAAGAAGGATTAAACCGAGTTCAATTAAGTTCAGTAATACCAAACCTTGATATTGATACTTGGCAGGGGCTTAAGTTAAGTTTACAAAAAGATGAAAATCTTATTTCTGAAAAGTCATTTGATGCTCAATTCTTTGTTCCACTTCCTATTTCTTCTAAAAAACAGGTCTCCAAGATTGCAGCTGGGGCCCTGTTAAGAATCGCGCCAAATATAAAAAGTTCTCAGTTACAAAAGGTTATTGAGTTTGATGCTAACAAAAGTACACAAGACTACTTTGTTTTAAATAATCGCTCATTAAAGAGTATTTTCTACTTGTCTGAAGAGGCAAATAATTTTAGGCCATTTCAGGTTAATTTCTCTAAAGATATAAAAGTAATTAGTGTCATGAAAGTAGATATGAATCTCGATGGACAACTAGATATTCTTGTCTACGGTACATCATCTAATAATCGTGAGTATATTCTTGAATCTTTTGATTCTCAAGGAAGGCCTCTATTTGGTGAATACTCTAGATGGAGCTTAAATGCTACACAATTTGGAGGATTGGATTTTAATCGAGGTCGTCCTTATTTTAATTTTATAAAAACACAAACAACTAAGCTTGGTACTATCTTGGTCCCACTTGTAAGTAAGATTTTTGAATTACCGCAAGTTGATAATAATACAGATCCAGTCGACTTTTTAAATAATATACAAAAAAAGAGGCCTTACTATTTATTGCCATCACTTCAAGATGATGAGGTGAAGTTAGAAATTAGAACGTTAGAGTCTTATCAGTTTGATTCAAAAATTAGAGATATACTTGATCTTCCTTTTTTTAAAAAATTACAATTTGTTTCATTTCTTGAACAAGATAAAGAATCTCAAAATAGTGGTCAAGTCAGAATTATCTACGCTCTTGGTGAAGTTAGTTTCAATGAATATTATGAGATTATCTTTAATGATACTCATCATTTTGAAATTGTAAAAAAGGGGAGATCTCTTCAAATTCACCAATCAAATATAGCGACTGTTCGTTCGACAATAGATGGTGATTTTATTAGTGAGTATTTGATTACACGCCAACAAGAGTTAAATAAGCTTTCATTTAAACTTTCTAGTGGTAGACGTACATTAAAATTTGAGAGTGATTGGAATGATCCACTAGCATCAATATTGGCCGTGTACAAAGAAGAACAATATTATTCGATTTATATCGAAGGACGATATCATATCCATCTCGTGGTAACTGATGGGAAGAACATTATTAGCTCTTCAAAGACTGCCATCAATAGAGAATCAAGCTTTCCTGGTGGAAACTTCTCTCAGATCTTTCAGATGGGGCAACTGAGTTCTTCTAAAGGGGCAATTTATACTGATATGCAGAGGCTCTTTGGAGACAATATTCGCTTAATTACAAGTCACGATAATAAGCTTAGTAAAAAGCTTAAATATAACTATGCCATTCCTTCTCAGTGTGCACTAATTGGTCACACTCAGATTGAAAAGCAGATGCAAGTAAGGCTACATTGTCTGGGGCCTGGAAAGTTTTCAAGTATCATGATTTCTAATATTATGACTAAGAAGTAA
- a CDS encoding inosine/guanosine kinase: MRFPGKRRSKHYFPVSAKGRLSFETDFNRKENVYIVGIDQLLVDIEVDASFELLEEFKLKAGESYVLSDKDVEDLYQRSYEEGRILGQYAGGAVGNTLHNYSVLSDDQSFALGTICETIKVGDYAFKYICSTSSKVDFSYLQPCAGKMARAMCLITPDKERTFAIGKGIMNQLTEEFIPDDLISNSSALLVTAFLLRDRNAPLYKATLKAVRIAKENDIPVVFALGTSSLIESDTEFFRNFIRENVNVLAMNRDEAQALLGIDDPLLIGEKILDYTDLALITDGERGLYIASWACETKARETKDKLHSKSIENYNKYEYSRSQLRADCSGPIKIYSHINPFMGGPENIENTNGAGDAALSAILHDIAANVYHQKLLPHSIKHDGKYLTYSSIHQLCKYANRTSYEVLKQKSPRLSRNLPVKEQSLEESYWEM, translated from the coding sequence ATGAGATTTCCAGGTAAGAGAAGATCAAAACATTACTTTCCAGTAAGTGCCAAGGGTCGACTTTCTTTTGAGACAGATTTTAACCGCAAAGAGAATGTTTATATTGTTGGCATCGATCAGCTTCTTGTTGATATCGAAGTTGATGCTTCATTTGAACTATTAGAAGAGTTTAAACTTAAGGCCGGTGAGTCTTATGTGTTATCTGATAAGGATGTAGAAGATCTTTATCAACGCTCATATGAAGAGGGCCGTATTCTAGGCCAATATGCTGGTGGAGCGGTCGGAAATACTCTACATAACTACTCGGTATTGTCAGATGACCAGTCTTTTGCTCTTGGAACGATTTGTGAAACGATAAAGGTTGGAGACTATGCCTTTAAATATATCTGTAGCACTTCTTCTAAAGTAGATTTTAGCTACCTTCAACCATGTGCAGGCAAGATGGCCAGAGCAATGTGTTTGATTACGCCAGATAAAGAGAGAACCTTTGCTATTGGAAAGGGGATTATGAATCAACTTACTGAAGAGTTTATTCCTGATGATCTCATTAGTAACTCAAGCGCCTTATTAGTGACGGCCTTTCTTTTAAGGGATCGTAATGCTCCACTTTATAAAGCAACACTGAAGGCAGTAAGAATTGCTAAAGAAAATGATATACCAGTTGTTTTTGCTCTTGGGACAAGCTCTCTTATAGAAAGTGATACAGAGTTCTTCAGAAACTTCATTAGAGAAAATGTAAATGTCTTAGCAATGAATCGTGATGAGGCCCAGGCATTACTTGGTATCGATGACCCATTACTTATTGGAGAGAAGATTTTAGACTATACCGATTTAGCACTTATTACAGATGGGGAAAGAGGTCTCTATATTGCTTCTTGGGCATGTGAAACTAAGGCCCGTGAAACAAAAGATAAGCTACATTCTAAGTCGATTGAAAATTATAATAAATATGAATATTCTCGCTCTCAGCTAAGAGCTGATTGTAGTGGACCCATTAAGATTTATTCTCATATTAATCCATTTATGGGAGGGCCTGAAAACATTGAGAATACAAATGGTGCTGGAGATGCAGCGCTGTCTGCAATCTTGCATGATATAGCGGCAAATGTTTATCACCAAAAACTACTACCTCATTCAATCAAGCATGATGGTAAGTATTTAACGTACTCCTCGATTCACCAGCTATGTAAATACGCAAATCGCACAAGTTATGAAGTTCTAAAACAGAAGTCTCCTAGACTCTCTCGTAACCTACCGGTTAAAGAGCAAAGTCTAGAAGAAAGCTATTGGGAAATGTAA
- a CDS encoding TIGR02147 family protein, which translates to MEIRGIDLFSYIDYRQYLEDIYLGRKSVDKKYTFGRWAKELGISSVSGLTMIIKGQRHPGPQITAMLIKNLELSKKEAEFFQTLIDAKKNSKGDDETFKAIVEKRTSDVTRADRQVEFKWEMALLREMLKWSDFKTAKDINTKKMIYKGQEDYSHILKQMKSAKIINVENSRLYLNKEYVPQYKLDMSQFLPLHKEICDLSADSYYLPKEQRVLEHFLINVKKSDLPEAKKKIMKFIDEFTEEFDCESGNSEEHQIFTLSTLFFPFTS; encoded by the coding sequence ATGGAAATTAGGGGTATAGACCTATTTAGCTATATTGATTATCGTCAGTACTTGGAAGATATCTATCTAGGACGTAAATCTGTCGATAAGAAATATACATTTGGCCGTTGGGCCAAAGAGCTTGGGATATCAAGTGTCTCAGGGCTGACCATGATTATCAAAGGACAAAGACATCCTGGGCCTCAAATCACGGCCATGTTAATTAAGAACCTCGAGTTAAGCAAGAAAGAAGCAGAGTTCTTCCAGACCTTAATTGATGCCAAGAAAAACTCTAAGGGCGATGATGAAACTTTTAAGGCAATTGTTGAAAAGCGTACTTCAGATGTAACAAGGGCCGATCGCCAAGTTGAATTTAAATGGGAAATGGCACTATTAAGAGAAATGTTAAAATGGAGCGACTTCAAGACTGCTAAAGACATTAACACAAAGAAAATGATCTACAAGGGGCAAGAAGACTACTCGCACATTTTAAAGCAAATGAAGAGTGCAAAGATCATTAATGTTGAAAATTCGAGACTATACTTAAATAAAGAGTACGTTCCACAATACAAACTTGATATGTCACAATTTCTACCTCTTCATAAAGAGATTTGTGATCTATCTGCAGATAGCTATTACCTTCCCAAAGAGCAAAGAGTCTTAGAACATTTTCTTATAAATGTAAAAAAATCCGATCTTCCTGAAGCAAAGAAAAAGATTATGAAATTCATTGATGAGTTCACAGAGGAATTTGACTGTGAAAGCGGAAATAGTGAAGAGCATCAGATATTTACCTTGTCGACACTCTTCTTTCCATTTACTTCTTAG